A genomic window from Brevibacillus agri includes:
- a CDS encoding Fur family transcriptional regulator, translating into MKVEEALQILKEHGYKYTGKREEMIRICAAEKRYLSAKDIMERIKEQYPTLSFDTVYRNISTFVELGILEETELEGEGRFRLACSADGHHHHHVICTECGKTSSLPGCPMNVMAAVPEDFQVTGHKFEVCGTCKECVAQSN; encoded by the coding sequence ATGAAAGTGGAAGAAGCCCTGCAAATTTTGAAGGAGCACGGGTACAAATATACCGGCAAGCGGGAGGAAATGATCCGCATCTGCGCAGCCGAAAAGCGCTACTTGTCTGCCAAGGATATTATGGAACGAATCAAGGAGCAGTATCCGACGCTCAGCTTCGATACGGTTTATCGCAACATCTCCACTTTTGTTGAGCTGGGGATTTTGGAGGAGACGGAGCTGGAGGGAGAAGGCCGTTTTCGTCTCGCTTGCTCCGCCGACGGGCATCACCATCACCACGTCATCTGTACGGAATGCGGGAAGACCTCTTCCCTGCCAGGCTGTCCGATGAACGTCATGGCGGCTGTCCCGGAAGATTTCCAGGTGACCGGGCACAAGTTTGAAGTGTGCGGAACCTGCAAGGAATGTGTCGCCCAATCCAACTGA
- a CDS encoding metal ABC transporter permease, with protein MLADWWQYDFLRYTLFSGILIGLICPLLGTFLIVRRLSMMADGLSHVTLSGVAAGMLVSKKIAFFSAVNPLFFGMLFAVVGSLFIERLRKVYKAYQDLAIPIILSTGLGLFTVLISVADGFNADLYSYLFGKIVTVSIEDLYALIGVAVVVLGTVFLIYKELFAVSFDEEFARVSGVARRSINLWFMVLVALTIAASMRIVGVLLISALITLPVAASLQIARSFRQTIFFSILFAEISVLSGLYFAYLFDWASGGTIVLMAVLIMLVVLGVKKLRVIMR; from the coding sequence ATGCTGGCTGATTGGTGGCAGTATGATTTTTTGCGGTACACCCTGTTTTCGGGGATTTTGATTGGCCTGATTTGCCCGTTGCTCGGGACGTTTCTCATCGTCCGGCGCTTGTCGATGATGGCCGACGGACTTTCTCACGTCACGCTCTCGGGCGTGGCGGCGGGGATGCTGGTCTCGAAAAAAATTGCCTTTTTCTCGGCAGTAAACCCGCTGTTTTTCGGGATGCTTTTTGCGGTAGTCGGCTCTTTGTTCATTGAACGGCTGCGCAAAGTGTACAAAGCGTATCAGGATTTGGCGATCCCGATCATTTTGTCCACAGGTCTGGGGCTGTTTACGGTGTTAATCAGTGTGGCGGACGGATTCAACGCTGACCTGTACTCGTATTTGTTCGGGAAAATTGTCACTGTCTCCATCGAGGACTTGTATGCGCTGATTGGCGTAGCAGTCGTTGTGCTGGGCACCGTCTTTTTGATTTACAAGGAGCTGTTCGCCGTCTCCTTTGACGAAGAGTTCGCCCGGGTGTCCGGTGTCGCGCGCAGATCGATCAACCTGTGGTTCATGGTGCTCGTGGCGCTTACGATTGCCGCTTCCATGCGGATTGTCGGCGTGCTTTTGATTTCCGCGCTGATTACGCTTCCGGTTGCGGCGAGCCTGCAAATTGCCCGAAGCTTTCGCCAAACGATCTTTTTCTCGATTCTGTTCGCAGAAATCTCCGTGTTGAGCGGTTTGTATTTTGCCTATCTCTTCGATTGGGCATCTGGTGGTACAATTGTGTTGATGGCCGTTTTGATTATGCTCGTTGTCTTGGGAGTCAAAAAGCTGCGTGTGATAATGCGATAG